The proteins below are encoded in one region of Roseofilum capinflatum BLCC-M114:
- a CDS encoding adenylate/guanylate cyclase domain-containing protein: MRQSTVSLNTHPYLVLKTQSSIRHFSLTGNQCWTIGRTQDNTVVLPDPWISRNHAMIQHTDTGSVYLIDLGSRNGTFVNGRRVNVPVTLQDGDHLMFGQTEAHFHDPSAAPDATLDLEETEDNSHVTAALHVRRLISVMVVDIRNFTGLTQQMDDVTLSTMMGNWFRNVGKILRKYDSWVDKYIGDAVMAVWFHGTEGVNQTEVMKILYALHQLHQMTEALAQEYPLPSPMRIGAGVNTGHAMVGNTGSGDRPDYTALGDTVNAAFRLESCTKQIQKDIALGKTTYQYLFSVGTNPNLFEKHMVQLKGYEHPAVTYGCSFRQLQAFLLKSAKFH; encoded by the coding sequence ATGAGGCAGTCCACAGTGAGCTTAAATACTCATCCTTATCTTGTCCTTAAAACCCAGTCATCAATTCGCCATTTTTCGTTAACGGGGAATCAGTGTTGGACAATTGGACGAACTCAGGACAATACGGTGGTATTGCCTGACCCGTGGATTTCGCGAAACCATGCCATGATTCAACATACAGATACGGGATCGGTTTACTTGATCGATCTGGGAAGTCGTAACGGAACGTTTGTGAATGGCCGTCGGGTGAATGTGCCGGTGACTCTACAGGATGGGGATCATTTAATGTTTGGCCAAACGGAGGCCCATTTTCACGATCCTTCGGCGGCTCCAGACGCAACTTTGGACTTGGAAGAGACGGAGGATAATTCCCATGTGACGGCTGCTTTGCATGTGCGGCGGTTGATTTCGGTGATGGTGGTGGATATTCGCAATTTTACGGGTCTGACTCAACAGATGGATGATGTGACCTTATCGACGATGATGGGGAATTGGTTTCGGAATGTGGGCAAGATTCTCCGCAAGTACGATAGCTGGGTGGATAAGTATATTGGGGATGCGGTGATGGCGGTTTGGTTCCATGGAACGGAGGGGGTGAATCAAACGGAGGTGATGAAAATCCTCTATGCTCTCCATCAATTGCATCAGATGACTGAGGCGTTAGCTCAAGAGTATCCTTTACCGTCACCGATGCGGATTGGGGCCGGGGTAAATACGGGCCATGCAATGGTGGGAAATACGGGAAGTGGCGATCGCCCCGATTATACAGCTTTGGGCGATACGGTGAATGCGGCCTTTCGACTAGAATCTTGTACGAAGCAAATTCAGAAGGATATTGCTTTAGGTAAAACAACTTATCAATATCTATTTAGTGTGGGAACGAATCCTAACCTATTTGAAAAACATATGGTGCAACTGAAAGGGTATGAACATCCGGCGGTGACC